From a single Georhizobium profundi genomic region:
- a CDS encoding GNAT family N-acetyltransferase, translating to MVSALNAHMIPLTPREFQFQLTVEQMAEPSVTVFVARNGDGNAVGMASLKEHGEGLGEVKRMFTKPEVRGQRVGSALLQQVEQRARDRGLSRLVLETGEAPGFEVAWRIYERSGFTQCGAVLDYPDSGYSRFYEKKFA from the coding sequence ATGGTCAGCGCGCTGAACGCTCACATGATCCCGTTGACGCCGCGCGAGTTCCAGTTCCAGCTGACGGTCGAGCAGATGGCCGAGCCTTCGGTGACGGTGTTCGTCGCGCGCAATGGAGATGGAAACGCTGTCGGCATGGCGTCGCTGAAAGAGCATGGGGAAGGCCTCGGCGAAGTGAAGCGCATGTTCACCAAGCCCGAAGTGCGCGGCCAGCGCGTCGGCTCCGCGCTTTTGCAGCAGGTCGAGCAACGTGCTCGGGATCGCGGCCTGTCCCGCCTCGTTCTCGAGACAGGGGAGGCACCGGGTTTTGAAGTTGCATGGCGCATCTATGAGCGCAGCGGTTTCACCCAGTGCGGCGCTGTCCTCGACTATCCTGATTCCGGTTATTCCAGATTTTACGAAAAGAAGTTTGCCTGA
- the gatC gene encoding Asp-tRNA(Asn)/Glu-tRNA(Gln) amidotransferase subunit GatC, protein MSVDIATVKRVARLSRLAVSDEDAQRMVGELNVILGFVEQLDEVDVSGVEPMTSVIAMDMKKRADVVTDGDKAADIVANAPASEEGFFLVPKVVE, encoded by the coding sequence ATGTCTGTCGATATCGCAACGGTAAAGCGCGTTGCCCGTCTGTCCCGCCTCGCGGTGAGCGACGAGGATGCACAGCGCATGGTCGGCGAACTCAACGTGATCCTCGGCTTCGTCGAGCAGCTGGACGAGGTCGACGTGAGCGGCGTCGAGCCGATGACCTCGGTGATCGCCATGGACATGAAGAAGCGCGCCGATGTCGTGACCGATGGCGACAAGGCTGCCGATATCGTGGCCAATGCGCCGGCTTCCGAAGAAGGGTTCTTCCTCGTCCCGAAAGTCGTGGAGTAG
- a CDS encoding putative bifunctional diguanylate cyclase/phosphodiesterase, with protein MQFFRKSFLFNVDVGNERFAVAQYAALTRQIPILYILLMVNAAALAWTHHGSAPQWQTLYVPGVLSLICIVRLAKWHLRRNDRPTPEQAVRKMRGTVILAGLFSICFGFWGVSLYPFGDAYQQSHIAFFLSISAISCVFCLMNLPPAALVTAGSVFFILIGNFMFSGQPVFTAISISVCFISLAFIHVTHSNFDNFVSIVRISDILEQKQKETVQLGVMNAKHALEDQLTGLDNRRSFFEKIDQVMKTAAGGKPPVIGLIDLDGFKPVNDVFGHAAGDSVLVETARRFRKILQPGTTIARIGGDEFGFILPSELDADEASTIANALCLALKDHYETPAGIARLSGSCGIVVSQERHVTAASLIEQADFALYQAKSKQNGGVEIFSEQHTQLLHERTSIERELRIGDLRQEFYLAFQPIVDLKTGEVVSFEALGRWHNATLGEISPAAFVPIAERCGLINDVSLILLRKAIDALDELPLDCRISFNLSARDICNHIDALKILSLVERSGVATNRLEFEITETALLSNFETAERMISLFRAAGIKVALDDFGTGYSSLSHVHRLAFDKLKIDRSFVQQMENDVRCRNIVKSVVDLSANLGIDCVAEGVESGAIAAQLKAIGCSYGQGYHFDRPLSFQNALSLARSAGRQRVALRA; from the coding sequence TTGCAGTTTTTTCGTAAGTCCTTTCTCTTCAATGTCGACGTAGGGAACGAACGGTTTGCCGTCGCGCAATATGCCGCGCTGACGCGGCAAATTCCGATTCTCTACATCCTGCTGATGGTGAATGCTGCGGCACTCGCATGGACCCACCATGGGTCGGCCCCACAATGGCAGACGCTCTACGTGCCGGGCGTCCTGTCGCTGATCTGCATCGTCCGTCTGGCCAAATGGCATCTGCGGCGCAACGACCGCCCGACGCCCGAGCAGGCCGTCCGCAAAATGCGCGGCACCGTCATACTCGCCGGCCTCTTTTCCATCTGCTTCGGCTTCTGGGGTGTCAGCCTGTACCCCTTCGGTGATGCCTACCAGCAGAGCCACATCGCCTTCTTCCTGTCTATTTCAGCCATTTCCTGCGTCTTCTGCCTCATGAACCTGCCGCCGGCCGCACTGGTCACGGCAGGCAGCGTCTTCTTCATCCTGATCGGCAACTTCATGTTCAGCGGCCAGCCCGTGTTCACAGCCATCTCGATCAGTGTCTGCTTCATCTCGCTCGCCTTCATCCACGTCACGCACAGCAATTTCGACAACTTCGTGTCAATCGTGCGCATCTCCGACATTCTCGAACAAAAGCAAAAGGAGACCGTGCAACTCGGTGTCATGAACGCCAAGCACGCGCTTGAGGACCAATTGACCGGCCTCGACAACCGGCGCAGCTTCTTCGAGAAAATCGACCAGGTGATGAAAACGGCGGCAGGCGGCAAGCCTCCGGTGATCGGCCTGATCGACCTCGATGGCTTCAAGCCGGTCAACGATGTGTTCGGCCATGCAGCCGGTGACTCGGTCCTCGTCGAGACAGCCCGACGCTTCCGCAAGATCCTGCAGCCCGGCACCACGATCGCGCGAATTGGGGGCGACGAATTCGGCTTCATCCTGCCTTCTGAACTGGATGCGGACGAGGCGTCGACCATCGCCAACGCCCTCTGCCTCGCGCTGAAGGACCACTACGAAACGCCCGCCGGCATCGCACGGCTTTCCGGCTCATGCGGTATCGTCGTCTCGCAGGAACGTCATGTGACGGCTGCAAGCCTCATCGAACAGGCAGACTTCGCGCTCTATCAGGCCAAGTCCAAGCAGAATGGCGGCGTCGAAATCTTCTCCGAGCAGCACACGCAACTTCTGCATGAACGGACGTCGATCGAGCGCGAACTGCGGATCGGCGATCTCCGGCAGGAATTCTATCTGGCGTTTCAGCCGATCGTCGATCTGAAGACGGGTGAGGTCGTCAGCTTCGAGGCGCTCGGTCGGTGGCACAATGCGACATTGGGCGAAATCTCGCCCGCCGCCTTCGTGCCGATTGCGGAGCGCTGCGGGCTGATCAACGACGTATCGCTGATCCTCCTGCGCAAGGCGATCGACGCACTCGACGAACTTCCACTCGACTGCCGGATTTCGTTTAATCTTTCGGCGCGCGACATCTGCAATCATATCGACGCGCTGAAAATCCTCAGCCTCGTGGAGCGCTCGGGCGTCGCCACGAATCGCCTCGAATTCGAGATCACCGAAACGGCACTCCTGTCGAACTTTGAAACGGCGGAGAGGATGATCTCGCTTTTCCGTGCCGCCGGCATCAAGGTGGCGCTCGACGATTTCGGAACGGGCTATTCGAGCCTCAGCCACGTGCACCGCCTGGCCTTCGACAAGCTGAAGATCGACCGCAGCTTCGTTCAGCAGATGGAAAACGACGTCCGCTGCCGCAACATCGTGAAGTCGGTGGTCGATCTCTCGGCGAATCTCGGGATCGACTGCGTGGCGGAAGGCGTCGAAAGCGGTGCGATTGCGGCGCAGTTGAAAGCCATCGGCTGCAGCTATGGCCAGGGCTACCATTTCGACCGCCCGCTATCCTTCCAGAACGCCTTGAGCCTTGCCCGCAGCGCCGGGCGCCAACGTGTCGCACTGCGGGCATAG
- a CDS encoding metal-dependent hydrolase, with amino-acid sequence MKLTWLGHAAFRIETDKATILIDPFLTGNPGFAGLDRRDAVQGVTHIVLTHGHADHVGDTAVIAKETGATVVANADLCGFLGKHRGVEKLDPTNTGGTVHHEGFSVTYVNALHSSADITEDGVSHALGNANGCVFHIEGGPTLLHMGDTDIFSDMALINELHRPEIGIVPIGDRFTMGGAVAALACRRYFDFKAIIPCHYGSFPIIDQTADVFVDALESQAERAKVAAAGTLHQF; translated from the coding sequence ATGAAACTGACCTGGCTCGGACACGCCGCCTTCAGGATCGAAACCGACAAGGCAACGATCCTGATCGATCCGTTCCTCACTGGAAATCCCGGCTTCGCTGGTCTCGATCGCAGGGATGCCGTCCAGGGCGTCACGCATATCGTCCTGACCCATGGCCATGCCGATCATGTCGGCGATACCGCAGTGATCGCCAAGGAAACCGGTGCGACCGTCGTCGCGAATGCCGATCTCTGCGGCTTCCTCGGCAAGCATCGCGGCGTGGAGAAGCTCGATCCGACGAACACCGGCGGCACCGTCCATCATGAAGGCTTCTCGGTGACCTATGTGAACGCGCTGCATTCCTCCGCCGACATCACCGAGGATGGCGTGTCGCACGCGCTCGGCAACGCCAATGGCTGCGTCTTCCACATCGAAGGCGGGCCGACGCTTCTGCACATGGGCGACACCGACATCTTCTCCGACATGGCGCTGATCAACGAACTGCACCGGCCGGAAATCGGCATCGTGCCCATCGGCGACCGCTTCACCATGGGCGGCGCCGTCGCAGCGCTCGCATGCCGCCGCTATTTCGATTTCAAGGCGATCATTCCGTGCCATTACGGCTCGTTTCCGATCATCGATCAGACGGCGGATGTGTTCGTCGATGCGTTGGAGAGTCAGGCGGAACGCGCAAAAGTGGCCGCTGCCGGCACGCTGCATCAGTTCTGA